One Dioscorea cayenensis subsp. rotundata cultivar TDr96_F1 chromosome 15, TDr96_F1_v2_PseudoChromosome.rev07_lg8_w22 25.fasta, whole genome shotgun sequence genomic region harbors:
- the LOC120276992 gene encoding protein IQ-DOMAIN 14-like codes for MGKTSKWLRSFLTGKKEKEKEKNIISNKATELPGGTPVSIPTLKEKRRWSFRRSAAAKDLNSQDLVENSSPFGLRDVDLDQKRHAMAVAVATAAAADAAVAAAQAAAAVIRLTSKTNGRTSSIEEAAAIKIQSVFRSYLARKALCALKGLVKLQALVRGHLVRKQASETLRCMQALVTAQARARAQRIRMMEEGQTNLPRQSVYRRSPQHPRLRQSFEKERCLEDNAKIVEMDLGESRGSTKSRNSYSMAQSERKDHRFSDYYGCSYEPSNMDIHQISSSPSVFTDISPKACSGHFEEFSFNTARSSPQYFSAASMPDYSLYPNYMANTESSRAKARSQSAPKQRPDAWERQSSKRRPSVEGRNIPRAVRMQRSSSHVGTTAMSYQYPWSIKLDKSSISLKDSECGSTSTVMTANTNFCKSLAYEVLGTRY; via the exons ATGGGGAAGACTAGCAAATGGTTGAGAAGCTTCTTGACAggcaagaaggagaaggagaaagagaagaatattATTAGTAACAAAGCAACTGAATTGCCTGGAGGAACTCCGGTTTCGATACCGACATTGAAAGAGAAGAGGAGATGGAGTTTCAGAAGATCTGCAGCAGCCAAAGACTTGAATTCTCAAGACTTGGTTGAGAATTCATCACCATTTGGTTTGAGAGATGTTGATCTTGATCAGAAAAGGCATGCAATGGCTGTGGCTGTGGCCACAGCTGCGGCCGCAGACGCTGCTGTTGCCGCTGCTCAGGCTGCTGCTGCTGTTATTCGTCTCACCAGTAAAACCAATGGTAGAACAAGCTCAATTGAGGAAGCTGCAGCTATTAAGATTCAGTCTGTTTTCCGGTCCTATCTg GCAAGAAAAGCTCTGTGTGCATTGAAAGGTTTGGTGAAGTTGCAAGCTTTAGTTAGAGGTCATCTTGTGAGGAAACAAGCTTCGGAAACTCTCCGATGTATGCAGGCTCTTGTTACTGCACAAGCAAGAGCTCGAGCTCAACGTATTCGAATGATGGAAGAAGGTCAGACAAACTTGCCTAGGCAATCTGTTTATAGAAGATCACCACAGCATCCCCGGCTTCGACAGTCATTT GAAAAGGAGAGGTGTTTAGAGGACAATGCCAAGATTGTGGAGATGGATCTTGGTGAATCAAGAGGCAGCACAAAGAGTAGAAATAGTTACTCAATGGCACAGTCTGAAAGAAAGGATCACAGGTTCTCTGATTACTATGGATGTTCTTATGAGCCTTCAAACATGGACATTCATCAAATATCCTCTTCACCTTCGGTTTTTACTGATATTAGTCCTAAGGCTTGCAGTGGTCACTTTGAAGAGTTTTCCTTCAACACGGCACGAAGCAGTCCACAGTATTTCTCTGCTGCATCCATGCCTGATTACTCATTGTATCCGAATTACATGGCAAATACTGAATCTTCAAGAGCGAAGGCGCGTTCGCAAAGTGCACCAAAACAAAGGCCTGATGCTTGGGAAAGGCAATCTAGTAAGCGAAGGCCATCGGTGGAAGGACGGAATATTCCTAGAGCTGTTCGGATGCAACGATCTTCTTCTCATGTCGGTACTACTGCAATGAGCTACCAATATCCATGGTCAATCAAGCTTGACAAATCTAGCATCTCATTAAAAGACAGTGAATGTGGTTCAACAAGCACTGTAATGACAGCAAACACCAATTTCTGCAAATCTTTAGCCTATGAG GTTCTTGGAACTCGGTATTGA
- the LOC120276697 gene encoding probable ribose-5-phosphate isomerase 3, chloroplastic has protein sequence MAATLSLTPPSSLPLRRRSTRPLLRRTSTTIRSLSSPSPSPPATTLSQDDLKKIAAVKAVEYVRSGMVLGLGTGSTAAFVVAELGALLSSGKLEKIVGVPTSKRTFEQAQSLGIPLSTLDDHPYIDLAIDGADEVDPFLNLVKGRGGALLREKMVEAASDKFVVVADETKLVTGLGGSGLAMPVEVVQFCWKYNLIRLQDLFKEEGCDAKLRLDEGGKPYVTDNSNYIVDLYFKSPIKDAAAAGKEISAFEGVVEHGLFLDMATSVIIAGKNGVDVKDK, from the exons ATGGCTGCCACCTTATCCCTAACACCGCCGTCTTCCCTCCCTCTCCGTCGCCGCTCCACCCGCCCCCTCCTCCGCCGCACCTCCACCACCATCCGATCTCTCTCCTCCCCCTCCCCTTCCCCTCCCGCCACCACCCTCTCCCAAGACGATCTCAAGAAGATTGCCGCCGTCAAGGCCGTCGAGTATGTGCGCAGCGGGATGGTCCTCGGTCTCGGCACTGGATCCACTGCCGCGTTCGTTGTTGCTGAGCTTGGCGCCCTTCTCTCCTCTGGCAAGCTTGAGAAGATTGTTGGAGTCCCCACCTCCAAGCGCACCTTTGAGCAGGCCCAGTCCCTTGGCATTCCTCTCTCCACTCTTGATGATCACCCCTATATTGATCTCGCCATCGATGGCGCTGATGAG GTTGATCCGTTCCTTAACCTCGTAAAAGGACGTGGAGGGGCTCTTCTCCGGGAGAAAATGGTTGAAGCTGCATCAGATAAGTTTGTGGTTGTTGCTGATGAGACAAAGCTAGTGACTGGTTTAGGTGGTAGTGGTTTGGCGATGCCGGTGGAAGTCGTGCAATTCTGTTGGAAGTATAACTTGATAAGATTGCAAGATCTATTTAAAGAAGAAGGATGTGATGCGAAGCTCAGGTTGGATGAAGGAGGGAAACCTTATGTTACTGACAACTCAAATTATATTGTGGACTTGTACTTCAAGAGCCCAATCAAGGATGCAGCAGCTGCTGGGAAAGAAATTTCAGCATTTGAAGGGGTTGTAGAGCATGGGTTGTTTTTGGACATGGCAACCTCTGTTATAATCGCAGGGAAGAATGGAGTGGATGTGAAAGATAAGTGA
- the LOC120278023 gene encoding serine/threonine-protein kinase Nek2 produces MSGGEMEKYEVLEQIGKGAFGSALLVKHKEEKKRYVLKKIRLARQTDRCRRSAHQEMELISKVRHPFIVEYKDSWVEKGCYVCIIIGYCEGGDMAEAIKKANGTLFTEEKLCKWLVQLLMALDYLHSNYILHRDVKCSNIFLMKDHKIRLGDFGLAKILTSDDLASSVVGTPSYMCPELLADIPYGSKSDIWSLGCCIYEMTALKPAFKAFDMQALINKINKSIVAPLPSSYSGAFRGLIKSMLRKSPEHRPSAAELLKHPHLQPYVFQINLKASAPRKLFPIKQPASNAVKMIRFPDDEEDSLCKDKERYKTFSNERTLKLTQPASQQDSFCSTQSIKHYPDYIHRKIKDLSLGSSQVGEYGSEMTISEKTISNAKASGYTPSKTIATPGRKLDQSRTTYTRTTYDMRQHSRTPADRNAQPTRRASLPLPTFKTPLRKNHSVLDGMGSPDVSVNAPLIDRIAEFPLASYEDPLFSIHKISSPQTFTSTPPHCGDRSLTKDKCTIQIFRTEGDNGSDSSGKNSKAVDASSRGSSESRQRRFDTSSYQQRAEALEGLLEFSAQLLQQERFEELGVLLKPFGPEKVSPRETAIWLTKSFKETAL; encoded by the exons ATGAGTGGTGGTGAGATGGAGAAGTATGAGGTGCTGGAGCAGATTGGGAAAGGGGCTTTTGGGTCTGCGTTGCTGGTGAAGcacaaggaggagaagaagag GTATGTTTTGAAGAAGATCCGACTTGCTCGTCAGACTGATCGCTGCCGCCGGTCTGCCCACCAGGAg ATGGAGCTTATTTCTAAAGTTCGGCATCCATTCATTGTAGAATACAAGGATTCATGGGTAGAGAAG GGCTGCTATGTTTGCATTATCATAGGCTATTGTGAGGGAGGGGACAT GGCTGAAGCTATAAAGAAAGCCAACGGAACTCTGTTCACTGAAGAG AAGCTTTGCAAATGGCTTGTTCAACTTCTGATGGCGCTGGATTACTTGCATAGCAATTATATTCTCCATCGTGATGTCAAG TGTTCAAACATATTTCTGATGAAAGATCATAAAATACGCCTTG GTGACTTTGGGCTTGCAAAAATCTTAACATCTGACGATCTGGCATCATCA GTTGTGGGCACTCCGAGTTACATGTGCCCTGAACTTCTTGCTGATATACCATATGGTTCGAAGTCTGATATTTGGTCTTTAG GATGTTGTATATATGAAATGACTGCCCTCAAGCCTGCATTTAAAGCTTTT GATATGCAAGCacttataaacaaaattaacaagTCTATAGTGGCTCCTCTTCCTAGTTCATATTCGGGTGCATT CCGAGGACTCATCAAAAGTATGCTGCGGAAAAGCCCAGAACATCGTCCAAGC GCCGCAGAACTTCTCAAACATCCTCACCTGCAGCCTTATGTTTTCCAAATCAACCTAAAAGCTAGTGCACCTCGTAAATTATTTCCCATCAAGCAACCTGCTAGCAATGCTGTAAAGATGATCAGGTTTcctgatgatgaagaagattcGTTGTGCAAGGACAAAGAAAGATATAAAACTTTCAGTAATGAGAGAACCCTCAAACTGACTCAGCCAGCAAGTCAGCAGGATTCTTTTTGTTCAACTCAGAGCATAAAACATTATCCTGATTATATACATCGAAAGATCAAAGATTTGTCATTGGGCAGCAGTCAAGTTGGAGAATATGGTTCTGAGATGACAATCAGTGAAAAGACCATAAGTAATGCAAAGGCATCTGGATACACTCCTTCAAAAACCATTGCCACTCCTGGAAGGAAATTGGATCAATCAAGAACTACGTATACTAGGACAACCTATGATATG CGCCAACACTCTAGAACTCCTGCAGACAGAAATGCGCAGCCAACAAGAAGAGCATCTCTACCTTTGCCTACATTTAAAACTCCCCTCAGAAAGAATCATAGTGTTCTCGACGGAATGGGTTCCCCTGATGTGTCAGTGAATGCTCCTCTCATCGATAGAATAGCCGAGTTCCCTCTAGCCTCATACGAAGACCCTCTTTTTTCCATCCACAAAATCTCATCCCCTCAAACCTTCACGTCAACCCCGCCGCATTGCGGTGACCGCTCACTCACCAAGGACAAATGCACAATCCAGATATTCCGCACCGAGGGGGACAACGGTAGTGACTCCTCAGGCAAAAACTCAAAGGCAGTGGATGCTTCAAGCCGAGGATCATCAGAATCTCGCCAACGCAGGTTTGACACTTCATCGTACCAGCAGAGGGCAGAAGCATTGGAGGGGTTGCTTGAGTTCAGTGCACAGCTACTGCAACAAGAGAGATTCGAAGAGTTGGGAGTTCTACTGAAACCATTCGGTCCTGAGAAGGTCTCTCCTAGGGAGACGGCCATATGGTTGACGAAGAGCTTCAAAGAGACAGCACTATAG